The following are encoded together in the Deinococcus soli (ex Cha et al. 2016) genome:
- a CDS encoding DinB family protein: MTDPRQPLMTQPLSTQSLIVQLLDAEFTAFEAALHACPDALFGRVPRVGHRVAWHALHVMDWTRATIQPGLTGPDPAHTFGYLGFEDTDWARAAHGPTLAEETDAPALIRAAVSDVFNAARRDLKNAPAGRFDPDATFQMFHKRRDVTGSVTYHLRHTAYHRGQIALVTKELQ, translated from the coding sequence ATGACCGATCCGCGCCAGCCCCTGATGACACAGCCCCTGTCCACGCAGTCCCTGATCGTGCAGCTGCTCGACGCCGAGTTCACGGCGTTCGAGGCGGCGCTGCACGCCTGCCCGGACGCCCTGTTCGGGCGCGTGCCGCGCGTCGGGCACCGGGTCGCGTGGCACGCGCTGCACGTCATGGACTGGACGCGGGCCACCATCCAGCCCGGCCTGACCGGCCCTGACCCCGCCCATACCTTCGGGTACCTGGGTTTCGAGGACACCGACTGGGCACGCGCCGCGCACGGCCCGACCCTGGCCGAGGAGACCGACGCGCCCGCCCTGATCCGCGCCGCCGTGAGTGACGTGTTCAACGCGGCGCGGCGGGACTTGAAAAACGCGCCCGCTGGGAGGTTCGATCCGGACGCGACGTTCCAGATGTTTCACAAACGGCGGGATGTGACCGGCAGTGTCACGTACCACCTTCGCCACACCGCCTACCACCGGGGCCAGATCGCCCTGGTCACCAAGGAGCTTCAATGA
- the purS gene encoding phosphoribosylformylglycinamidine synthase subunit PurS — translation MSTFKAKVFVTLKPSILDPQGRTVERALSHLDHGNVSGVRVGKYIELTLSGSRAEVEAQLKDITENVLSNPVMEDARWELSEELVGA, via the coding sequence ATGTCCACCTTTAAAGCGAAAGTGTTCGTGACCCTGAAGCCCAGCATTCTCGACCCGCAGGGCCGCACCGTGGAGCGGGCGCTGTCTCACCTGGATCACGGGAACGTGAGTGGCGTGCGCGTCGGAAAGTACATCGAACTGACCCTCTCGGGCAGCCGCGCGGAAGTGGAGGCGCAGCTGAAGGACATCACCGAGAACGTCCTCTCGAACCCGGTGATGGAGGACGCCCGCTGGGAGCTGAGCGAGGAGCTGGTCGGGGCGTGA
- the purL gene encoding phosphoribosylformylglycinamidine synthase subunit PurL, with protein MTQAATLRDRAGTFGLSTEEFDLLVERIGREPNALEAAIVGAMWSEHCGYKNSRPLFRHFPTTGPQVLQGPGENAGVVDIGDGWGVAFKMESHNHPSAVEPVQGAATGVGGILRDIFAMGARPFAVLDSLRFGNPDSPRTRFLLNGVVEGIAHYGNAIGVPTVGGEVTFHPSYQENPLVNVMALGLLRHEDLAKGTMGEVGNTIVYVGSKTGRDGLGGAVFASADLSNASQADRPAVQVGDPFMEKLLLEATLEAIQAGVVAGVQDMGAAGLVSSTCEMAYRAGLGITMDLDLVPTREDSMVPMELCLSESQERMILVPVPGKEQELLDLLAKWELDVVTIGQVEGHTNYRLTWRGEVVCDLPVDLLNEAPKYTREGIESDEIKAKRERDLSGVPVPGDLGAVLTDLLAHPTIASKRPIYQRFDHQVMTNTVVVPGAADAAVMRVKGSPMGVAATSDCNPRFVYLDPYAGAAAAVAEAARNLACVGATPLAITDNLNFGNPHRPEVYYQLERAVHGIADACRALNTPVTGGNVSLYNQYTEGDERVAIHPTPTIGMVGVLPDVTKRATMDLKGTGQTLYLIGEHADSIGASQYLETVHGLEAGRVPTLDLTREQAVIDATLHLIRAGLTDTAHDCAEGGLAVALSEMAIAGNTGLTVTLNAPTTTRADALLYGEAHARILIATPDAAATEAALNTQGVPFTRLGTTGGDTVTIALPGHHIHLSVTLSALTHAFTTPLAEILG; from the coding sequence ATGACGCAAGCCGCCACCCTCCGCGACCGTGCGGGCACGTTTGGCCTGTCCACCGAAGAATTCGACCTGCTCGTGGAGCGCATTGGCCGGGAGCCGAACGCGCTGGAGGCCGCCATCGTGGGCGCCATGTGGAGCGAGCACTGCGGGTACAAGAACTCGCGCCCGCTGTTCCGTCACTTCCCCACGACCGGCCCGCAGGTGCTCCAGGGTCCCGGTGAGAACGCGGGCGTGGTGGATATCGGGGACGGGTGGGGCGTGGCGTTCAAGATGGAAAGCCACAACCACCCCAGTGCCGTGGAGCCGGTGCAGGGCGCGGCGACGGGCGTGGGTGGCATCCTGCGCGACATCTTCGCGATGGGCGCGCGGCCGTTCGCGGTGCTGGACTCCCTGCGCTTCGGGAACCCGGACAGCCCCCGCACCCGCTTCCTGCTGAACGGCGTGGTCGAGGGCATCGCGCACTACGGCAACGCGATCGGCGTGCCCACGGTGGGCGGCGAGGTGACCTTCCACCCCAGCTACCAGGAGAACCCGCTCGTGAACGTGATGGCGCTGGGCCTGCTGCGCCACGAGGATCTGGCGAAGGGGACGATGGGTGAGGTCGGGAACACCATCGTGTACGTGGGCAGCAAGACCGGGCGGGACGGGCTGGGCGGCGCGGTGTTCGCGTCCGCCGACCTCAGCAACGCCAGTCAGGCGGACCGCCCCGCCGTGCAGGTGGGCGACCCGTTCATGGAGAAGCTGCTGCTGGAGGCGACGCTGGAGGCCATCCAGGCGGGCGTCGTGGCGGGCGTGCAGGACATGGGAGCCGCCGGACTGGTGAGCAGCACCTGCGAGATGGCGTACCGCGCCGGGCTGGGCATCACCATGGACCTGGATCTGGTGCCCACCCGCGAGGACAGCATGGTGCCCATGGAACTGTGCCTGAGCGAGTCGCAGGAGCGCATGATCCTGGTACCCGTTCCCGGCAAGGAGCAGGAGCTGCTGGACCTGCTCGCCAAGTGGGAACTGGACGTGGTGACCATCGGGCAGGTGGAGGGGCACACGAACTACCGCCTGACGTGGCGCGGCGAGGTCGTCTGCGACCTGCCGGTGGACCTGCTGAACGAGGCCCCGAAGTACACCCGCGAGGGCATCGAATCCGACGAGATCAAAGCCAAACGCGAGCGTGACCTGAGCGGCGTGCCCGTCCCCGGCGACCTGGGCGCGGTCCTCACCGACCTGCTTGCTCATCCGACGATTGCCAGCAAGCGCCCCATCTACCAGCGCTTCGACCATCAGGTCATGACGAACACCGTCGTCGTGCCCGGCGCGGCCGACGCCGCCGTCATGCGCGTCAAGGGCAGCCCCATGGGCGTCGCCGCGACCAGCGACTGCAACCCGCGCTTCGTGTACCTCGACCCGTACGCGGGCGCTGCCGCCGCCGTCGCCGAGGCCGCCCGGAACCTCGCCTGCGTGGGCGCCACGCCGCTGGCCATCACGGACAACCTCAACTTCGGGAACCCCCACCGGCCCGAGGTGTACTACCAGCTGGAACGCGCCGTGCACGGCATCGCCGACGCCTGCCGCGCCCTGAACACCCCCGTCACTGGCGGGAACGTCAGCCTCTACAACCAGTACACCGAAGGCGACGAACGCGTCGCCATCCACCCCACCCCCACCATCGGCATGGTCGGCGTGCTCCCCGACGTCACCAAGCGCGCCACCATGGACCTCAAGGGCACCGGCCAGACCCTGTACCTGATCGGCGAGCATGCCGACAGCATCGGCGCGAGCCAGTACCTTGAAACCGTCCACGGCCTCGAAGCCGGGCGCGTCCCTACCCTTGACCTGACCCGCGAGCAGGCCGTCATCGACGCCACGCTGCACCTGATCCGCGCGGGCCTGACCGACACCGCGCACGACTGCGCCGAAGGCGGCCTCGCCGTCGCCCTGAGTGAAATGGCCATCGCCGGGAACACCGGCCTGACCGTCACCCTGAACGCCCCCACCACCACCCGCGCCGACGCCCTGCTGTACGGCGAGGCGCACGCCCGCATCCTCATCGCCACCCCCGACGCAGCCGCCACCGAAGCGGCCCTGAACACCCAGGGCGTCCCCTTCACCCGCCTCGGCACCACCGGCGGCGATACCGTCACCATTGCCCTCCCAGGGCACCACATACACTTGAGCGTGACCCTCAGCGCCCTCACCCACGCCTTTACGACCCCCCTCGCGGAGATCCTGGGATGA
- a CDS encoding DR2241 family protein produces the protein MRSLVLIGHGSHLNGESAVAAYRYAELIRTRGLFDEVIEGYWKEEPSLRQVLRTTASTDVTVIPMFISEGYFTETVIPRELGLGHQGPVPPEGIARVIGGRTVRYTLPYGVHPGMADVIVARAREVLPELGPDGPADGIETALIVLGHGTTRNENSSRVIYENAARLRERELFSEVHALFLDEEPRVTGWADLVRAPRVVIVPFFASEGWHTLETIPEELGLSGVVTPFADTPHGPQQVHYARPVGTHAAVAEVILHLAEEARGAGGPGGDTERGHEAAWQAFLTLARRGARVGELLVTPELGVFEIRNALDEGRPGGDLMTLVTPEGVRDRVRFTDGGEHRPVHTLRSLPRGWRAVLNEADLRRAVHYTYPAVVEETYAHGCHALRPTPWATTARRQTGIYAKVQRAVPEQVERVAERVCAACLRTRLWAGERLTHSFLDGVPGGMPCAEACTFLVAEVRAEVARKKAASASDD, from the coding sequence ATGCGCTCACTGGTGCTGATTGGTCACGGGTCCCACCTGAACGGGGAATCGGCGGTCGCCGCGTACCGCTACGCGGAACTGATCCGCACGCGCGGCCTGTTCGACGAGGTGATCGAGGGCTACTGGAAGGAGGAACCGTCGCTGCGGCAGGTCCTCCGGACGACCGCCAGCACCGACGTAACCGTGATTCCCATGTTCATCAGCGAGGGGTACTTCACCGAGACCGTCATCCCGCGTGAACTGGGCCTGGGCCACCAGGGCCCCGTGCCGCCCGAGGGGATCGCGCGCGTGATCGGGGGCCGCACCGTGCGCTACACCCTGCCGTACGGGGTGCACCCGGGCATGGCAGACGTGATCGTCGCGCGCGCCCGCGAGGTGCTGCCCGAACTCGGCCCGGACGGCCCGGCCGACGGGATCGAGACGGCACTGATCGTGCTGGGGCACGGCACGACCCGCAACGAGAACAGCAGCCGCGTGATCTACGAGAACGCCGCCCGCCTGCGGGAGCGGGAGCTGTTCAGCGAGGTGCACGCCCTGTTCCTCGACGAGGAGCCGCGCGTGACCGGCTGGGCCGACCTCGTGCGGGCCCCACGCGTGGTGATCGTGCCGTTCTTCGCGTCCGAGGGCTGGCACACCCTGGAGACCATCCCCGAGGAACTGGGCCTGAGCGGCGTGGTCACGCCCTTCGCGGACACCCCGCACGGCCCGCAGCAGGTGCACTACGCGCGGCCCGTGGGCACACACGCGGCGGTCGCGGAGGTCATCCTGCACCTCGCGGAGGAGGCGCGCGGCGCGGGCGGCCCGGGCGGGGACACCGAACGCGGGCACGAGGCCGCGTGGCAGGCGTTCCTGACCCTCGCCCGGCGGGGCGCGCGGGTCGGGGAACTGCTCGTCACGCCGGAACTGGGCGTGTTCGAGATCCGCAACGCGCTGGACGAGGGCCGCCCGGGCGGCGACCTGATGACGCTCGTCACGCCCGAGGGCGTGCGCGACCGGGTGCGCTTCACGGACGGCGGCGAGCACCGCCCCGTGCACACGCTGCGCAGCCTGCCGCGCGGCTGGCGGGCCGTGCTGAACGAGGCCGACCTGCGCCGCGCCGTGCACTACACCTACCCGGCGGTCGTGGAGGAAACGTACGCGCACGGCTGCCACGCGCTGCGCCCCACGCCCTGGGCGACCACCGCGCGGCGGCAGACGGGCATCTACGCGAAGGTGCAGCGCGCCGTGCCCGAACAGGTCGAGCGGGTCGCCGAGCGCGTGTGCGCCGCCTGCCTGCGCACGCGCCTGTGGGCCGGGGAGCGCCTGACGCACTCGTTCCTGGACGGCGTGCCCGGCGGGATGCCCTGCGCGGAAGCCTGCACGTTCCTCGTCGCCGAGGTCCGCGCGGAAGTCGCGCGGAAGAAAGCCGCGTCAGCCAGCGACGACTGA
- the purQ gene encoding phosphoribosylformylglycinamidine synthase subunit PurQ, with protein MKTAVIQFPGSNCDGDALHAAQLLLDEGAQFVWHTEAGLPQGTELVFLPGGFSYGDHLRSGAIAARSPIMQAVKAHAERGGYVLGVCNGFQVLTESGLLPGALSRNRDLHFLCRPVHLRVENTGTAFTGAYTKGQVIEVPIAHGEGNYYADPETIARLEGEGQVVFRYVDNPNGSLNDIAGIVSERGNVLGMMPHPERAVEALLGSEDGRGLFDSLNLKGALVSR; from the coding sequence GTGAAGACGGCCGTCATCCAGTTTCCCGGCAGCAACTGCGACGGCGACGCGCTGCACGCCGCGCAGCTGCTGCTCGACGAGGGCGCGCAGTTCGTGTGGCACACCGAGGCCGGCCTGCCACAGGGCACCGAGCTGGTGTTCCTGCCCGGCGGGTTCAGTTACGGCGATCACCTGCGCTCTGGCGCGATTGCCGCGCGCAGCCCGATCATGCAGGCCGTCAAGGCGCACGCCGAGCGCGGCGGATACGTGCTGGGCGTCTGCAACGGCTTCCAGGTGCTGACCGAGTCCGGCCTGCTGCCCGGCGCGCTGAGTCGCAACCGGGACCTGCACTTCCTGTGCCGTCCCGTGCACCTGCGCGTGGAGAACACCGGTACGGCCTTCACCGGCGCGTACACGAAGGGGCAGGTCATCGAGGTGCCCATCGCGCACGGTGAGGGCAACTACTACGCCGACCCCGAGACGATCGCGCGGCTGGAGGGCGAGGGGCAGGTCGTGTTCCGCTACGTGGACAACCCCAACGGCAGCCTGAACGATATCGCCGGGATCGTCAGCGAACGCGGGAACGTGCTCGGCATGATGCCCCACCCCGAACGGGCCGTGGAGGCCCTGCTGGGCAGCGAGGACGGCCGCGGCCTGTTCGACAGCCTGAACCTGAAGGGCGCGCTGGTGTCCCGGTGA
- the purC gene encoding phosphoribosylaminoimidazolesuccinocarboxamide synthase, whose translation MTGRGELKYEGKAKRVYATPDANEYVVEYKDDATAFNGVKKAQIMGKGAINNAITAHLFPQLETAGVPTHFIRQLSETEQLVRAVTIIPVEVIVRNVAAGSFSKRLGVEEGTELSRPVVEYCYKSDALGDPLINTDTAVALGWATPEQLSRIRELALNVQAFLVPYFAARGVKLIDFKLEFGTLADGTVVLADEISPDTCRFWDAETNEKMDKDRFRRDLGGVEDAYAEMLRRVTAPAR comes from the coding sequence ATGACCGGTAGAGGCGAACTGAAGTACGAGGGGAAAGCCAAGCGCGTCTACGCCACCCCCGACGCGAACGAGTACGTGGTGGAGTACAAGGACGACGCGACCGCCTTCAACGGCGTCAAGAAAGCCCAGATCATGGGGAAGGGCGCCATCAACAACGCGATCACCGCGCACCTCTTCCCGCAGCTGGAAACGGCGGGCGTGCCCACCCACTTCATCCGGCAGCTGTCAGAGACCGAGCAGCTCGTGCGGGCCGTGACGATCATCCCCGTGGAGGTCATCGTGCGCAACGTGGCCGCCGGGTCGTTCAGCAAACGCCTGGGCGTCGAGGAAGGCACCGAACTGTCCCGACCAGTCGTGGAGTACTGCTACAAGAGCGACGCGCTGGGTGACCCCCTGATCAACACGGACACCGCCGTCGCGCTCGGCTGGGCCACCCCCGAGCAGCTGAGCCGCATCCGTGAACTGGCGCTGAACGTGCAGGCGTTCCTGGTGCCTTACTTCGCGGCGCGCGGCGTGAAACTCATCGATTTCAAGCTGGAATTCGGCACCCTCGCGGACGGCACGGTCGTCCTGGCCGACGAGATCAGCCCCGACACCTGCCGCTTCTGGGACGCCGAAACGAACGAGAAGATGGACAAGGACCGCTTCCGCCGCGACCTCGGCGGCGTGGAAGACGCCTACGCGGAAATGCTCCGGCGCGTGACCGCGCCTGCCCGTTGA
- a CDS encoding DinB family protein, which produces MTPPSPGAVTAYLAEQFRSELELFRAALEQAPGDAFHTPRMCHSPAWHALHIAEWLRLMVLDDRTPNYHHLGWEDNTRVQALGTQPAPVSESDPRERILAALDDTGAQVVAWLEQASDSALDGEVFSAATPSGTRPRRLALGMQLRHIGYHRGQLNLLLKA; this is translated from the coding sequence GTGACCCCCCCGTCGCCCGGCGCCGTGACGGCCTACCTGGCCGAGCAGTTCCGCAGCGAACTGGAGCTGTTCCGCGCCGCGCTGGAGCAGGCGCCGGGCGACGCCTTCCACACGCCCCGGATGTGCCACAGCCCCGCGTGGCACGCCCTACACATCGCCGAGTGGCTGCGTCTGATGGTGCTGGACGACCGCACGCCGAACTACCACCACCTCGGGTGGGAGGACAACACCCGCGTGCAGGCGCTGGGCACCCAGCCCGCGCCCGTCAGCGAGAGCGACCCCCGAGAGCGCATCCTGGCGGCACTGGACGACACTGGCGCGCAGGTCGTTGCGTGGCTGGAACAGGCGAGCGACAGCGCCCTGGACGGCGAGGTCTTCAGCGCCGCCACCCCCAGCGGCACCCGCCCCCGCCGCCTCGCCCTCGGGATGCAGCTGCGCCACATCGGCTACCACCGCGGACAGCTGAACCTCCTGCTGAAGGCCTGA